Proteins co-encoded in one Salarias fasciatus chromosome 4, fSalaFa1.1, whole genome shotgun sequence genomic window:
- the ptger1c gene encoding prostaglandin E receptor 1c (subtype EP1), with protein MKMMTMSLVVTSFPTFSTPPILHQNLKINSSQQSAWLHNNSTFPPIQPAGLVISCFTMIFGTVSNLTGLYILAKSHARFRRQAKAPFLLLTVALLLADLGGHVIPGAFALYLHIIRRYEMQDVKPNKEFCHIFGACMVFFGLCPLLLGCAMAVERCIAITKPFFHASMVTVAHMRQVVFFLSSLALVLAILPFFEVGTYAIQFPGTWCFLPVHDPQSAANTILALVFSSLGLAALVLSLMCNILSGLALLHPRIRSHNDNAKATAAQCPRRASSASSSSVLCSLDVEMMMQLAAITVVSCVCWSPFLIHIFLMQISQSLKASAQMEDGFILLALRMASWNQILDPWVYILLRRTVLSRVCCRLSAQRVTVTRNSSSADTNR; from the exons aTGAAGATGATGACAATGTCACTAGTCGTGACTTCATTTCCCACCTTCTCCACGCCACCCATCCTCCACCAGAATCTGAAGATCAACTCCTCTCAGCAGAGTGCCTGGCTTCATAATAATAGCACCTTTCCACCTATTCAGCCTGCAGGTTTAGTAATATCCTGCTTCACCATGATATTTGGGACCGTCTCCAACCTCACAGGTCTTTATATATTGGCTAAGTCTCATGCCAGATTTCGACGTCAAGCCAAAGCGCCGTTTCTGCTTCTGACGGTGGCTTTGCTCTTGGCTGACCTTGGAGGTCATGTGATTCCCGGTGCATTTGCATTGTACCTGCACATTATTAGGAGATATGAAATGCAGGATGTGAAGCCCAACAAGGAATTCTGCCACATTTTTGGAGCATGCATGGTGTTTTTTGGCCTGTGTCCCTTGTTGTTGGGTTGTGCTATGGCAGTGGAGCGCTGTATTGCCATCACCAAGCCCTTTTTCCACGCATCCATGGTTACAGTGGCTCATATGAGacaagttgtgttttttctatCCTCTCTTGCACTTGTATTAGCAATCCTACCTTTCTTTGAGGTGGGAACTTATGCTATCCAGTTTCCAGGCACATGGTGCTTTTTGCCTGTCCACGATCCGCAGTCTGCAGCCAACACAATCCTGGCTCTGGTGTTCTCAAGTCTGGGCCTCGCTGCACTTGTCCTGTCTCTCATGTGCAACATCCTGAGTGGTCTGGCTTTGCTGCACCCCAGGATTAGGTCCCATAATGATAACGCAAAAGCTACTGCTGCTCAGTGTCCTCGGCGTGCCTCAtctgcctcttcttcctctgtgttaTGTTCACTGGACGTGGAAATGATGATGCAGCTGGCAGCGATCACTGTGGTTTCTTGTGTCTGCTGGAGCCCCTTTctt ATCCATATTTTTTTGATGCAGATCAGCCAAAGCCTCAAAGCATCGGCTCAAATGGAAGATGGATTTATTCTTCTGGCGCTGCGCATGGCCTCCTGGAATCAGATCTTGGACCCTTGGGTTTACATCTTACTCAGGAGAACAGTGCTTTCTCGAGTTTGCTGCAGACTGTCTGCTCAGAGAGTCACAGTGACAAGAAATAGCTCCAGTGCAGACACAAACAGATAG
- the adgre5a gene encoding LOW QUALITY PROTEIN: adhesion G protein-coupled receptor E2 (The sequence of the model RefSeq protein was modified relative to this genomic sequence to represent the inferred CDS: inserted 1 base in 1 codon): MMGRWTLLILALCLTFVTPKKCPVGYMSQNGQCVDFDECDMDDEEYFHPPCEEHAVCVNTVGSFVCPCAEGFRQSGQTPNLSAGSSAVCQDINECTERPDICGPHARCFNTVPGYSCFCDEGFISSTGVEVFRRGDGVTCRDINERQEENVCGPNATCVNTQGSYYCICNPGFQLKSGKLSFSGGLERCEDICVIDRTVCGTGTCHQGPSGHYCACHSGFTNYGNGKSRCTKLDCDVFKDVSGMNQNSHTVQTLMKKLKESCMNLTESENPVALDGLDLLNRLLSMIDHVLSGGVFRDNREISMLLDLCENALRMVSPFIMPPRMSKSSVHTELDLMVHKGSVLPSNTDRFSTSHTRLDIHLETAAGDPSYYPGFTTVALLSYSNLEESAGFFGELKPQNGSGFKINSKVVTVAVSNRNTSHLKEPVNITLNHLKQTNQTHTCVXWDSSLDRGTWSPRGCRAVESTPKYTVCSCTHLSSFAVLMALYELEDKFDLDLITWIGLSLSLACLLVCILTFSMIRSIQSPRTTIHLHLCISLFIANFIFLTSISRTENRVGCAVVAGLLHYFFLASFCWMCLEGVQLFRMVILVFNTSFKTIYMMAGGYGVPAVIVAVSASVNHAEYGTPKHCWLSIDHGHIWSFYGPACAIITINIFFFLITVWKLAQKFASLNPDMDSLQKIKTFTITAVAQLCVLGTMWIFGCFMFEEKNVAVLYLFTVFGSLQGVLLFVMHCLFSKQVREEYGNILSRCCAPRKKTYSEFSQLSKANASKSSQDTGESHI; the protein is encoded by the exons ATGATGGGCAGGTGGACCCTCCTGATCCTCG CTCTCTGTCTAACCTTCGTCACGCCAAAAAAATGCCCTGTTGGATACATGTCACAGAATGGACAATGCGTCG ACTTTGACGAATGCGACATGGATGATGAAGAATATTTTCATCCTCCGTGTGAAGAGCACGCAGTCTGTGTTAATACAGTCGGAAGCTTTGTCTGTCCGTGCGCTGAAGGTTTCAGACAATCTGGACAGACTCCCAATCTTTCTGCTGgatcctctgctgtgtgtcaaG ATATCAACGAGTGTACGGAAAGACCAGACATTTGTGGACCTCATGCCAGATGTTTCAACACGGTTCCAGGCTATTCCTGCTTTTGCGATGAAGGATTCATTTCTTCCACTGGAGTGGAAGTGTTCCGTCGTGGTGACGGTGTCACATGTAGAG ATATTAACGAACGTCAGGAGGAGAACGTGTGTGGTCCGAACGCGACATGTGTCAACACACAAGGCAGTTATTACTGCATCTGCAATCCTGGCTTCCAGCTGAAATCGGGAAAACTCAGCttctctggaggtctggagcgATGTGAAG ATATATGTGTGATTGACAGGACGGTGTGTGGAACTGGAACGTGCCACCAGGGACCCAGTGGTCATTACTGCGCTTGCCATTCAGGATTTACCAACTACGGCAATGGAAAGTCTCGCTGCACCA aaTTAGACTGTGATGTTTTCAAAGATGTCAGCGGTATGAATCAG AACTCTCATACTGTACAAACTCTcatgaagaagctgaaagaaagTTGCATGAACCTCACAGAGAGCGAGAATCCTGTGGCGCTAGATGGACTAGACCTACTAAAT AGACTGCTGTCTATGATCGACCACGTCCTGTCCGGTGGAGTCTTCAGGGACAACAGAGAAATATCAATGCTTCTGGATTTGTGTGAGAACGCTCTGAGAATGGTATCACCCTTCATAATGCCCCCAAGGATGAGTAAATCATCTGTTCACACAG AGCTGGACCTGATGGTCCATAAGGGGTCCGTCTTGCCGTCCAACACTGACAGGTTCTCAACTTCGCACACTCGGCTGGACATCCACTTAGAGACGGCAGCGGGAGATCCTTCTTATTACCCAG GCTTTACAACAGTTGCCTTGCTGAGCTACTCCAACCTGGAAGAATCTGCAGGATTCTTTGGAGAACTGAAACCACAAAACGGCAGTGGCTTCAAGATAAACTCTAAAGTGGTGACCGTCGCCgtcagcaacagaaacacaagccACCTGAAGGAGCCAGTCAATATAACTTTAAACCATCTAAAAcag acaaaTCAAACCCACACCTGTG TTTGGGACTCCTCACTGGACAGGGGCACGTGGTCCCCTCGGGGCTGCAGGGCGGTGGAGTCCACCCCTAAATATACCGTGTGCTCCTGTACCCATCTGAGCAGCTTTGCTGTGCTTATGGCCCTCTATGAGTTAGAG GACAAGTTTGACCTGGATCTGATCACTTGGATtggtctgtccctgtccctggcTTGCCTGTTGGTCTGCATCCTGACATTCTCAATGATTCGATCCATTCAGAGTCCGAGAACTACCATCCACCTGCACCTGTGCATCAGCCTCTTCATCGCCAACTTTATATTTCTTACAAGCATCTCTCGAACAGAGAACCGG GTTGGCTGTGCAGTAGTGGCAGGATTGCTGCATTACTTCTTCCTGGCATCGTTCTGCTGGATGTGTCTTGAGGGCGTACAGCTTTTTAGGATGGTTATCCTGGTTTTCAACACAAGTTTCAAAACCATCTACATGATGGCAGGTGGCTACGGAGTCCCAGCTGTAATTGTTGCTGTCTCTGCATCGGTTAATCACGCGGAATATGGCACTCCCAAACA TTGCTGGCTAAGCATCGACCACGGACACATTTGGAGTTTCTATGGCCCAGCCTGTGCCATTATCACT atcaacattttcttctttctcatcaCTGTGTGGAAGTTGGCCCAGAAGTTTGCAAGTTTAAACCCAGACATGGATAGCCTGCAGAAGATAAA gacatTCACCATCACTGCAGTGGCTCAGCTCTGCGTGCTGGGCACCATGTGGATCTTTGGCTGTTTTATGTTTGAGGAGAAAAACGTAGCCGTTCTTTATCTGTTCACCGTCTTCGGCAGCCTTCAGGGGGTTTTGCTCTTCGTCATGCACTGTCTGTTCTCCAAAcag GTGAGGGAGGAGTATGGAAACATCCTGTCTAGATGTTGTGCACCCCGGAAGAAGACCTACTCAGAGTTCAGCCAACTCAGCAAAGCAAAT GCTTCCAAGAGCTCCCAGGACACAGGAGAGTCTCACATTTGA